From a single Nematostella vectensis chromosome 3, jaNemVect1.1, whole genome shotgun sequence genomic region:
- the LOC5513245 gene encoding tetraspanin-5: MDRVRRVSERSYGRVRNFSSRSLRRLRTPPRPDAPSTCIKYILFFVNVVFWVFGVLILVIGSYLMTEFKNAWNLDSILYEPSVVILIVGILLFLIATVGCIGALRENTILLAIYGGAVTLCLILLVSAGTAVYIHRDKVVAKLKDDLQHYRDPDKENFQFLIDRLQTNLKCCGINSYNDWQTNVYFNCSSPGSESCGVPFSCCKESIQLNRQCGYDAGRMKTDAERLEKGVYSKGCWKTAISFIMDNLYLVIGITAAVLILIIVGSCMAFSFRAQIREVQKYAKLRNQHEQPVRRPRDH, from the coding sequence ATGGATCGAGTAAGACGAGTCTCTGAAAGAAGCTATGGCCGAGTCCGAAATTTCTCATCGCGAAGTCTCCGACGTTTGAGGACCCCGCCGAGACCCGATGCACCATCGACTTGCATAAAGTACATCCTGTTCTTCGTGAATGTGGTCTTTTGGGTTTTTGGTGTGTTAATCCTCGTCATAGGCTCATACCTTATGACCGAGTTCAAGAATGCGTGGAATCTGGATAGCATTCTTTATGAGCCGTCGGTGGTCATTCTGATTGTTGGAATTCTACTTTTTTTGATTGCGACTGTTGGCTGTATCGGAGCCCTGAGAGAGAACACTATCTTGTTAGCCATATACGGAGGGGCAGTCACTCTATGTCTCATTCTCCTCGTTAGCGCAGGAACCGCGGTCTACATACACCGAGACAAAGTGGTAGCGAAGTTGAAAGATGACCTTCAGCACTACCGCGATCCGGATAAAGAAAATTTCCAGTTCTTGATTGACAGGCTTCAAACAAACTTGAAATGTTGTGGTATAAATTCTTACAATGATTGGCAGACGAATGTCTACTTCAACTGCTCGTCTCCCGGGTCCGAGAGCTGTGGCGTGCCGTTTTCTTGTTGCAAGGAATCAATTCAACTCAATAGGCAGTGCGGTTACGATGCGGGGAGAATGAAAACCGACGCTGAGCGGCTGGAGAAGGGTGTGTACTCCAAGGGCTGCTGGAAGACTGCGATAAGCTTCATCATGGATAACCTGTATCTCGTGATCGGAATCACTGCCGCTGTCCTGATCCTCATTATCGTGGGCTCGTGCATGGCGTTCTCATTCCGAGCGCAAATCCGCGAAGTGCAGAAATACGCAAAACTCCGTAACCAACACGAGCAGCCAGTGCGACGACCACGTGACCATTAG
- the LOC5513246 gene encoding tetraspanin-17 produces the protein MERIRRVSARSLRRLRTPPRPDSPSLCTKYTLFFINVIFFILGLLVMTVGVYMVKELKKDLKGVQDWLKLESTFHWPVVIFFVIGILMFFIGFFGCVGALRENTCFLTVYGTSVFLCLILLIACGAVAYTQKDKVQALKERLKQDLKKYLDDPLNQDLIDFMQTLLKCCGVESYKDWQANPYFNCSSPGRMSCGVPFSCCKESIQFNRQCGYDAGKLKTDAERLENGVYSGGCWPSIKGNLYTVIGITGAVLICIIFTMCMAFSFRAQIREVKKYARFQS, from the coding sequence ATGGAGCGAATCAGGCGAGTCTCAGCACGAAGTCTGCGACGCTTAAGGACACCACCGAGACCGGATTCACCATCGCTTTGTACGAAGTACACGCTGTTCTTCATCAACGTCATCTTCTTTATATTGGGGCTTCTTGTGATGACTGTCGGAGTATACATGGTGAAAGAATTGAAAAAGGATTTAAAAGGAGTTCAGGATTGGTTGAAGTTAGAAAGTACGTTTCATTGGCCTGTAGTGATTTTCTTCGTGATTGGAATCCTGATGTTTTTTATTGGGTTTTTCGGATGTGTCGGAGCCCTGCGAGAGAATACTTGCTTTTTGACCGTGTACGGGACTTCTGTGTTCCTTTGTCTGATTCTGCTTATCGCCTGTGGAGCAGTTGCGTacacacaaaaagacaaaGTCCAAGCCTTAAAGGAGAGATTGAAACAAGATCTGAAAAAGTACCTAGATGACCCCTTAAATCAAGACTTAATCGACTTCATGCAAACTCTTCTCAAATGTTGCGGAGTGGAATCATACAAGGACTGGCAAGCGAATCCTTACTTCAACTGCTCGTCCCCCGGGCGAATGTCGTGTGGCGTGCCGTTTTCTTGTTGCAAGGAATCAATCCAATTCAATAGGCAGTGCGGTTACGATGCGGGGAAATTAAAAACCGACGCTGAACGGCTGGAGAATGGCGTGTACTCTGGAGGCTGCTGGCCTTCTATCAAAGGCAACCTCTACACTGTTATAGGGATCACGGGTGCTGTACTTATTTGTATTATCTTCACGATGTGTATGGCATTCTCGTTCCGagcgcaaattcgtgaagtaAAAAAGTACGCAAGATTTCAAAGTTAA
- the LOC5513216 gene encoding tetraspanin-17 — protein sequence MSLLRHFTLRLRSPPRPDAPSTCIKYTLLFVNAIFCVLGILLMFDGIYIFLRLKFENELTDWFKLQSFMLYMPTLLFFTGFSLYLIVFFGCVGALKENTLFLASYGIFIFCCLIPIIAAGVLAFLQREKLVDPKARLEDGLKSYQQDSSKQEFIDFIQTRFKCCGIESYKDWQANRYFSCSSPVPTACGVPFSCCKKSIQGNRQCGYDAGKLKTDADRLENGVYSKGCVVVVGFIKDVINLVIGVMFAGLIFIIVAMIMAFSFRAQIREVQKNARFQSELGIQRGF from the coding sequence ATGAGCCTACTGCGACATTTCACATTACGTCTGAGGTCTCCTCCGAGACCCGATGCACCATCGACTTGCATCAAATACACGCTATTGTTCGTCAACGCCATCTTTTGTGTTCTAGGGATCCTCCTAATGTTCGACGGTATATACATCTTCCTGAGATTAAAATTCGAAAATGAACTGACAGATTGGTTTAAACTGCAAAGCTTTATGCTATACATGCCTACTTTGCTTTTCTTTACTGGATTTTCTCTGTACCTTATCGTGTTTTTTGGATGTGTCGGAGCCCTGAAAGAGAACACTCTCTTTTTGGCAAGCTACGGGATTTTCATCTTTTGCTGTCTGATTCCGATAATCGCTGCCGGAGTCTTGGCTTTCTTGCAAAGAGAAAAACTCGTAGACCCGAAAGCGCGACTGGAAGACGGCCTGAAGAGCTACCAACAGGATTCCTCAAAACAAGAGTTCATCGACTTCATCCAAACTCGTTTCAAATGCTGCGGAATTGAATCATACAAGGATTGGCAAGCGAATCGTTACTTTAGCTGCTCGTCTCCCGTGCCAACGGCGTGTGGCGTTCCTTTTTCTTGTTGCAAGAAATCAATTCAAGGCAATAGGCAGTGTGGTTACGATGCGGGGAAATTAAAAACCGACGCTGACCGTCTGGAGAATGGCGTTTACTCCAAGGGCTGCGTGGTAGTTGTGGGATTCATAAAGGATGTTATAAATCTAGTGATCGGTGTCATGTTTGCTGGGCTCATTTTCATTATTGTCGCAATGATCATGGCGTTCTCGTTTCGAGCGCAAATTCGAGAAGTACAAAAGAACGCGAGATTCCAGAGTGAACTCGGAATCCAAAGGGGTTTTTAA